From a region of the Vagococcus coleopterorum genome:
- a CDS encoding epoxyqueuosine reductase QueH, translating to MQNVEEILNKKQPNQKVNYDRILQKLVANWEAETTRPSILLHSCCAPCSTYSLEYLVEYADVTILFANSNIHPESEYRRRELVQKEFVEEFNKRTGSTVGFMSSPYEPNEFMRMVGAKQLQNEAEGGKRCTACFQMRLDIVAEKALEFGFDYFGSALTLSPKKNSQLINEIGLDIQKIYDVNYLPSDFKKNNGYKRSIDMCNEYDIYRQCYCGCVFAARQQGVDLKETDRAAKLFLAKK from the coding sequence ATGCAAAATGTTGAAGAGATATTAAATAAAAAGCAACCCAATCAAAAAGTAAATTATGATCGCATTTTACAAAAACTAGTAGCTAATTGGGAAGCAGAAACAACTCGACCTAGCATTTTACTGCATAGTTGCTGTGCCCCATGTAGTACGTATAGTTTAGAATATTTAGTAGAATATGCTGACGTGACGATTTTGTTTGCTAATTCAAACATACACCCGGAAAGTGAATACCGACGCCGTGAACTGGTTCAAAAAGAGTTTGTTGAAGAGTTCAACAAGAGAACAGGTTCAACTGTAGGATTTATGTCATCCCCATATGAACCAAATGAATTTATGAGAATGGTAGGGGCTAAACAACTGCAAAATGAAGCTGAGGGTGGAAAACGGTGTACAGCCTGTTTTCAAATGCGCTTAGATATTGTGGCTGAAAAAGCGTTAGAATTTGGTTTTGATTATTTTGGAAGTGCGTTAACACTATCACCTAAGAAAAACAGTCAGCTAATAAATGAGATTGGTTTAGACATTCAAAAGATCTATGATGTTAATTATTTGCCGAGTGATTTCAAAAAGAATAATGGTTACAAACGTTCAATCGATATGTGTAATGAGTATGATATTTATCGTCAATGTTACTGTGGCTGTGTCTTTGCAGCTCGTCAGCAAGGTGTTGATTTAAAAGAGACAGATCGTGCCGCAAAATTATTTTTGGCAAAAAAATGA
- a CDS encoding XRE family transcriptional regulator, with protein MFLIKQFRAGKLVERFPDLYLVIELSDIFNLSIDNLLKENEEMVKTIDKNVKGKKLYKRLLIGVVTAVVLVTGFFLVFQNKNELVDRINPFMSYEISYATLPEKVTYNGGKEYVDNGKPQYPDPYKDIWAVTDAFGGGQRLTFKGGQAPEDKGYAMIRHKGIFVKQMTFVSWDTIPKSISNQMTKEYLDFNE; from the coding sequence ATGTTTCTGATAAAACAATTTCGAGCTGGGAAACTGGTCGAACGTTTTCCTGATTTGTATTTAGTTATTGAGTTAAGTGACATCTTCAATCTTTCAATTGATAACTTATTAAAGGAGAATGAAGAAATGGTCAAAACAATTGATAAAAATGTAAAAGGAAAGAAACTTTATAAACGTTTACTAATTGGTGTTGTAACAGCTGTCGTATTAGTGACAGGCTTCTTTTTAGTATTCCAAAATAAAAATGAGCTAGTGGATCGAATTAATCCTTTCATGTCCTATGAAATTAGTTATGCAACATTACCTGAAAAGGTAACGTATAATGGTGGAAAAGAATATGTTGATAATGGTAAACCTCAGTATCCAGATCCTTATAAGGATATTTGGGCAGTGACAGATGCTTTTGGTGGAGGACAAAGACTAACCTTCAAAGGTGGTCAAGCGCCAGAAGACAAAGGCTATGCCATGATTCGTCACAAAGGAATCTTTGTTAAACAAATGACATTTGTCTCTTGGGATACTATTCCAAAGTCAATCAGCAACCAAATGACAAAAGAGTATCTAGACTTCAACGAATAA
- the mscL gene encoding large conductance mechanosensitive channel protein MscL, which translates to MKNILKEFKSFILGDKLNVAIGLVIGGAFTTLVNALSGSVITPLISLIVKLITGSKNAEFEMTLNIFGVNFHIGDLISAIITFIITAFILFMIIKGLDKTKEKVAVEGLENPTKVAMETRDLMKEMTKYLANMNGVSAADAKKLIEAIEKDNEEIEENK; encoded by the coding sequence TTGAAGAATATTTTAAAAGAGTTTAAAAGTTTTATCTTAGGTGACAAATTAAACGTTGCGATTGGGTTAGTAATCGGGGGTGCGTTCACTACTTTAGTAAATGCGTTATCTGGTTCTGTTATCACACCTTTAATCAGTTTAATCGTTAAATTAATTACAGGTAGTAAAAATGCTGAATTTGAAATGACACTTAACATTTTTGGTGTTAACTTCCATATTGGTGATTTAATTTCTGCTATTATTACATTTATCATCACTGCCTTCATTTTATTCATGATCATTAAAGGTCTAGATAAAACGAAAGAAAAAGTTGCTGTTGAAGGTTTAGAAAATCCAACAAAAGTTGCCATGGAAACTCGTGACTTAATGAAAGAAATGACTAAATACTTAGCAAACATGAACGGTGTTTCTGCGGCAGATGCCAAAAAATTAATTGAAGCAATTGAAAAAGATAACGAAGAAATTGAAGAAAATAAATAA
- a CDS encoding LPXTG cell wall anchor domain-containing protein — translation MLKSSLAMLLMMGSLISLSTTGIAEEQVIENQTISLEQIVEPSEEVIANIDKELIDQNDSVAVVTETDSKNALVNEAEDNSMVVKEYDTEPGRDLSECVEVKETLMKQDENGKWVPVKPGDTIGLYEKTKMEYDLNFSNCGEIKKGDKLTLKFPKELEHSKAEATFPIYDENGNQIGTAVIKPGSNEVEITFTEDVFGNDIKGELSFETRWDTENIEVGKEYPIIENGTGNITVGPPVIGEGQLLNKTGKEIEGNKLDWSVKINQQGLVIEDAVYTDTLGPNQKLASEIYAKYGYYDTNNEFVAVKDVDSSQIVLTEDGFIINLGNLPYVKDGIEAFVVEISYHTEMTDGGESGIYYNSGKLTGKNIETEEVEVHNDVIEGEGSIGGNVGTGILEILKHDSADKQKLLAGAEFDIINNAGKVVAHIVTQENGKGSVKNIPYGDYTVVETKAPDGYELDATPHKVTVAKDDKGLVTISIPNKKTDPTVPTDPTDPTDPTDPTEPTEPTEPTEPTEPTEPIQPTLPQTGEKAAVWLTAIGVLLVVSVAVIKFKKVN, via the coding sequence ATGTTAAAAAGTTCGTTAGCAATGCTATTAATGATGGGAAGTTTAATCTCATTAAGTACAACAGGGATTGCAGAAGAACAAGTTATTGAAAATCAAACGATTAGTTTGGAACAAATTGTTGAGCCTAGTGAAGAAGTAATTGCTAACATTGATAAAGAATTAATTGATCAGAACGACTCCGTAGCAGTTGTAACTGAAACAGATTCTAAAAATGCACTTGTTAATGAAGCCGAAGATAATAGTATGGTAGTAAAGGAATATGATACGGAACCCGGTCGAGATTTATCTGAATGTGTTGAGGTGAAGGAAACCTTAATGAAACAAGATGAAAATGGTAAATGGGTACCTGTAAAGCCTGGTGATACGATTGGTCTATATGAGAAGACTAAAATGGAATATGATTTAAATTTCTCCAATTGTGGTGAGATTAAAAAAGGTGACAAGCTAACTTTAAAATTTCCCAAAGAGCTAGAACATAGTAAAGCAGAAGCAACCTTTCCAATTTATGATGAAAATGGTAACCAAATAGGAACAGCAGTCATAAAACCAGGAAGTAATGAAGTTGAAATAACTTTTACTGAAGATGTTTTTGGGAATGATATTAAAGGAGAACTGTCGTTTGAAACCCGTTGGGACACTGAAAATATTGAAGTTGGTAAAGAGTATCCTATTATTGAAAATGGAACTGGTAATATTACTGTGGGACCTCCAGTCATTGGTGAAGGTCAGTTGCTAAATAAAACTGGAAAAGAAATTGAAGGCAATAAATTAGATTGGTCAGTAAAGATTAATCAACAAGGATTAGTCATTGAAGATGCAGTGTATACAGATACTTTAGGACCTAATCAAAAATTGGCAAGTGAAATATATGCTAAATACGGCTATTATGATACTAACAATGAATTTGTTGCGGTGAAGGATGTAGATTCATCTCAAATTGTTTTAACAGAAGATGGCTTCATAATTAACCTTGGAAATTTACCATATGTAAAAGATGGTATTGAGGCCTTTGTTGTTGAAATTTCATACCATACTGAAATGACAGATGGCGGAGAATCTGGTATCTATTATAATAGTGGTAAATTGACAGGTAAGAACATTGAAACTGAAGAAGTTGAAGTTCATAATGACGTTATTGAAGGTGAAGGTTCAATTGGTGGGAATGTTGGAACTGGTATCTTAGAAATTTTAAAACACGATTCAGCAGATAAACAAAAACTATTAGCTGGTGCAGAATTTGATATTATCAATAATGCGGGTAAAGTTGTTGCTCATATTGTGACGCAAGAAAATGGTAAAGGCTCTGTTAAAAACATTCCTTATGGTGATTACACAGTAGTTGAAACCAAAGCGCCAGATGGTTATGAATTAGATGCGACACCTCATAAAGTAACAGTAGCTAAAGATGATAAAGGATTAGTCACTATTTCTATTCCAAATAAAAAAACAGATCCAACGGTACCGACGGATCCGACAGATCCAACAGATCCAACAGATCCAACGGAACCGACAGAACCAACAGAACCAACAGAACCAACAGAACCAACAGAACCAATTCAACCAACATTGCCACAAACTGGTGAGAAAGCAGCAGTTTGGTTGACAGCAATCGGTGTGTTATTAGTAGTTAGTGTTGCGGTTATTAAGTTTAAAAAAGTAAATTAA
- a CDS encoding CatB-related O-acetyltransferase: protein MTTFNHWSETKYIKDIITNPLIEAGEYSYYSGYFINQNFEDGCVRYMWGDAVSRSMFNPIEQMGWHVDKLIIGNYVCIASGVIILMGGNNNHQASSISVYPFPETIADTYQPKGDTQIKSDAWLGMNAMLMPGITIGEGAIVAAGSVVTKDVAPYTIVGGNPAKEIKKRFSDKEIEQLLEIRWFDWQREKVEPVLPIISNGTVQELYDYYLKEVK from the coding sequence ATGACAACATTTAATCATTGGTCAGAAACAAAATACATTAAGGATATTATTACAAATCCGCTGATTGAAGCGGGGGAGTATTCCTATTATTCTGGCTATTTTATTAATCAAAATTTTGAAGACGGCTGTGTCCGTTATATGTGGGGAGACGCGGTCTCTCGTAGCATGTTTAATCCGATTGAACAAATGGGTTGGCATGTTGATAAACTAATCATTGGCAACTATGTTTGTATTGCTAGTGGTGTGATTATCTTAATGGGTGGTAACAATAACCACCAAGCAAGCAGTATTAGCGTCTATCCATTTCCAGAAACTATTGCAGATACGTATCAGCCAAAAGGTGATACACAAATTAAAAGTGATGCTTGGCTAGGGATGAATGCGATGCTTATGCCAGGGATAACAATTGGCGAAGGTGCCATCGTAGCGGCAGGTTCTGTCGTAACAAAAGATGTCGCACCGTATACAATCGTTGGCGGTAATCCTGCTAAAGAAATAAAAAAACGTTTTTCGGATAAAGAAATTGAGCAATTACTTGAAATACGTTGGTTTGATTGGCAACGTGAAAAGGTAGAACCGGTTTTACCAATTATTTCTAATGGAACAGTCCAAGAATTATATGACTATTATTTAAAAGAAGTGAAATAA
- a CDS encoding helix-turn-helix transcriptional regulator, whose translation MDIGKKIKSERQARGLTQQQLAEKLNVSDKTISSWETGRTFS comes from the coding sequence ATGGACATCGGTAAAAAAATAAAATCAGAAAGACAAGCAAGAGGGTTAACCCAGCAACAGCTAGCGGAGAAGTTGAATGTTTCTGATAAAACAATTTCGAGCTGGGAAACTGGTCGAACGTTTTCCTGA
- a CDS encoding alpha/beta fold hydrolase, giving the protein MKRMFKVVGMLLVSLLVLIVLLFVGVYVNNKIQLKKESQKIIPYGQEVIVDGKSMRVQVTGEGEETMVLLPGYLTASPVLDFQPLVTELAKNYKVVVVEPFGYGLSEDTKKERSIENLTSELHQAFEQLGINSYHIVGHSIAGVYSLSYINQYPEEVKSFIGIDSSLPAQGGADDNQGGAIKLLSQSGIYRLFANVEPTFLNGPDLSKEDNEQFNYISFKNIGNKATINEGELMQQTFDKVKTLSYPTDLPVLYFLASESIEPDDKWLPVHEKMIENSAKSDIKILDGSHYLHHTQSVEIGETIQTFLD; this is encoded by the coding sequence ATGAAAAGAATGTTTAAAGTAGTGGGGATGCTATTAGTTAGTTTACTGGTGTTGATTGTCTTATTATTTGTGGGTGTTTATGTAAATAATAAAATTCAATTGAAAAAAGAAAGTCAAAAAATCATTCCCTATGGTCAAGAAGTCATAGTGGATGGCAAGTCTATGCGAGTTCAAGTAACTGGTGAAGGTGAAGAAACAATGGTTCTATTACCAGGGTATTTGACCGCTTCTCCAGTCTTGGATTTTCAGCCATTAGTTACAGAGCTAGCTAAAAACTATAAAGTGGTGGTAGTGGAACCGTTTGGTTATGGTTTAAGTGAGGATACAAAAAAAGAGCGTTCGATTGAGAATTTAACAAGTGAATTACATCAAGCATTTGAACAATTGGGTATTAATTCTTATCACATCGTGGGGCACTCGATTGCTGGTGTCTATTCACTTTCCTATATCAATCAATATCCTGAAGAAGTGAAGAGTTTTATTGGCATTGATAGTAGCTTGCCAGCACAAGGTGGAGCAGATGATAATCAAGGTGGTGCCATTAAACTGTTGAGTCAGTCAGGTATCTATCGCTTATTTGCGAATGTTGAACCAACATTTCTAAATGGACCAGACTTATCTAAAGAAGATAACGAACAATTTAACTATATCTCATTTAAAAATATTGGAAACAAAGCAACCATTAATGAAGGCGAACTAATGCAGCAAACGTTTGATAAGGTTAAAACATTATCTTACCCGACTGATTTGCCAGTCCTGTATTTCTTAGCTTCTGAAAGCATTGAGCCAGATGATAAGTGGCTGCCAGTTCACGAAAAGATGATTGAGAATAGTGCAAAATCAGACATTAAAATTTTAGATGGCAGTCATTACTTACATCATACGCAATCAGTGGAAATCGGAGAAACGATTCAAACATTTTTAGATTAG
- a CDS encoding class I SAM-dependent methyltransferase, protein MFTEYGELSTELYELTKPVGFEIDGDIPFYLEQAKETTGLVLEAGVGTGRMLIPFLKAGVKMDGVDLSPFMLDRCRENLEKEKLVTDLFLQDLQQLDIPKKYDIIMMPTGSFALLPTREIMLNSLESFKKHLLPGGKIIIDLLLPRDFKKGESTTSVFSLTENSGIVFNSTSLEIDWEKQRTTELHRYEKWIDGKLTQTELSNFILSWYGIEEFTLVLEKLGFVNIQHIWDYNKETDKHDTLTFIAETEK, encoded by the coding sequence ATGTTTACAGAATATGGTGAATTAAGTACAGAACTTTATGAATTAACGAAACCTGTTGGCTTTGAAATAGATGGAGATATTCCCTTTTATTTAGAACAAGCAAAAGAAACAACTGGTCTTGTTTTAGAAGCTGGTGTAGGAACTGGTCGCATGTTAATTCCTTTCCTAAAAGCTGGCGTTAAGATGGACGGTGTCGATCTATCACCATTCATGTTAGATAGATGTCGCGAGAACCTAGAAAAAGAAAAACTTGTAACAGATTTGTTTTTGCAAGATTTACAACAACTAGATATTCCAAAAAAATATGACATCATTATGATGCCAACAGGTAGTTTCGCTTTACTACCTACTCGTGAGATTATGTTAAATAGTTTGGAGTCGTTTAAGAAACACTTGCTACCTGGTGGAAAAATCATCATCGACTTATTGCTGCCTCGTGACTTTAAAAAAGGCGAATCAACAACCTCTGTTTTCAGCCTGACTGAAAATAGTGGCATCGTTTTTAATAGTACATCCCTTGAAATAGATTGGGAAAAACAACGAACAACCGAATTACACCGCTATGAGAAATGGATAGATGGAAAATTAACTCAAACTGAATTATCTAACTTCATCTTATCTTGGTATGGAATTGAAGAGTTTACACTTGTCTTAGAAAAACTGGGATTTGTTAATATCCAGCACATTTGGGATTACAATAAGGAAACAGATAAACATGACACACTAACCTTTATTGCCGAAACAGAAAAATAA
- a CDS encoding helix-turn-helix transcriptional regulator, with protein MKNNLNQLRKERQLNQAELADEMSVSRQTISSLESGRYNPSIDLAIKLACYFNVTVEELFIYEEDV; from the coding sequence ATGAAAAATAATTTAAACCAATTAAGAAAAGAACGACAATTAAACCAAGCAGAGCTAGCGGATGAGATGTCAGTGTCTAGACAGACGATTAGTTCGCTTGAAAGTGGTCGTTATAATCCATCTATTGATTTAGCGATTAAGTTGGCTTGCTATTTTAATGTGACGGTGGAAGAACTATTTATTTATGAGGAGGATGTTTAA
- a CDS encoding pentapeptide repeat-containing protein, whose product MLCYNEKTNDKGRGQMVVAPKLPAQLTEANFTDIYLDEYHSLFQVMISQDIIQEDEIYKPDLSQSLFKAVTFDQVAFHKIEFSDSQFENCDFSNSVFTEASCIRTVFKDCKLLGLDFSGSYFGEVVFDSCDLSLATFANGSFKNVQFINCRFIDTDLFDCKFVKVEILDSQLIKTNFTGTSLRKMDLRTCQIDSLTVNLDDLVGCILTSDQTVFLAGLLGIQIKD is encoded by the coding sequence ATGCTTTGTTATAATGAAAAAACAAACGATAAAGGACGTGGTCAAATGGTTGTTGCACCCAAGCTGCCAGCTCAATTAACAGAGGCTAATTTTACTGATATTTATCTAGATGAATATCATAGTTTATTCCAAGTAATGATCTCTCAAGATATTATTCAAGAGGATGAAATCTATAAACCAGATTTATCTCAGAGTTTGTTTAAAGCAGTCACGTTTGATCAAGTTGCTTTTCATAAGATTGAGTTTTCTGATAGCCAATTTGAAAATTGTGATTTCTCCAACTCTGTTTTTACAGAAGCTAGCTGTATTCGGACAGTGTTCAAAGATTGTAAACTACTGGGTTTAGACTTTAGTGGCAGTTACTTTGGTGAAGTCGTCTTTGATTCCTGTGATTTATCACTGGCAACATTTGCTAACGGTAGTTTCAAGAATGTTCAATTTATTAATTGTCGTTTTATTGATACCGACTTATTCGATTGTAAGTTTGTAAAAGTTGAGATTTTAGATTCCCAATTAATCAAAACTAATTTTACAGGAACGTCATTACGGAAAATGGATTTAAGAACCTGTCAGATTGATTCCCTAACAGTTAACCTAGATGACCTGGTAGGCTGTATTTTAACCAGTGATCAAACTGTATTTTTGGCAGGATTACTTGGTATTCAAATAAAAGATTAA
- a CDS encoding FUSC family protein, giving the protein MKDITRKSLLINLIQTIGLILFINFSTQLFGAQEALTSVAAVTAILMFIYIPLPTSGLDGTLLTSIGFFTCGTLASLNLVLPVLIMLPINIISILALMLLFGRPFQYKFYMPFILVYIFSSTTEVANFKLSTRLLYLSVASVIIAIIYFARYFKQKNEQHLLRLNNCSQELRHASLVISLGVSIALLAIDFFDITKGMWICMTIMSLTQIESHHTKTRFKHRIIGSLMGTMIYLIIFSWLVPSQFHIIVVLLAAYIYSFIDDYIIQMIFITMNVLYAAGEIFSFNEAFITRISFILLGSILVAVLTYSLHYLQEIVTKKRA; this is encoded by the coding sequence TTGAAAGACATCACAAGAAAATCGTTACTAATTAATCTCATTCAAACCATTGGACTTATTTTATTTATCAATTTTAGTACACAGTTATTTGGCGCTCAAGAAGCATTAACTAGTGTCGCAGCCGTTACCGCCATTTTAATGTTCATCTACATTCCCCTACCCACTTCAGGACTCGACGGAACACTATTAACTAGCATTGGCTTCTTTACATGCGGAACCCTAGCTTCACTAAACTTGGTTCTACCTGTCCTTATCATGTTACCTATCAATATCATTAGTATTCTAGCATTAATGTTATTATTCGGACGTCCCTTTCAATACAAATTTTACATGCCTTTTATATTAGTCTATATTTTCTCATCTACGACTGAGGTTGCTAACTTCAAGCTATCTACCAGATTACTTTACCTTAGCGTCGCTTCAGTCATCATTGCGATTATTTACTTCGCTCGCTATTTTAAACAAAAGAATGAACAACATCTATTGCGATTAAACAATTGTTCTCAAGAACTTCGTCACGCCTCACTTGTGATAAGTTTAGGTGTTAGCATCGCTTTATTGGCAATTGATTTCTTTGATATTACAAAGGGTATGTGGATCTGTATGACTATCATGTCACTAACACAAATTGAAAGTCACCACACTAAAACTCGATTCAAACACCGGATCATCGGAAGCTTAATGGGAACTATGATTTATTTAATTATCTTTAGCTGGCTTGTCCCTAGTCAGTTTCACATTATAGTTGTCTTGTTAGCTGCTTATATTTATTCATTTATAGATGATTATATTATCCAAATGATATTCATTACAATGAATGTCTTATATGCAGCTGGTGAAATCTTTAGTTTTAACGAAGCATTTATCACTCGTATTAGTTTTATTCTACTAGGCAGTATATTAGTTGCTGTACTAACTTATTCACTTCATTATTTACAAGAAATAGTAACTAAAAAAAGAGCCTGA
- a CDS encoding TetR/AcrR family transcriptional regulator, translating to MVKKYTAEEAKTLILDVSTQLFIENGYEKTSISDIVKGLDGLTKGAVYHHFSSKDEIIDAVVRRFIPNQDALVGVMAQTDLTGLEKIQALLFEGMFNSEASQSRVLSFTLLDNPKFFSMYIQTTNEVMAPLVEACLSEGNLDGSVSVEHPKQMAELAILILSTWFIQALFPNTAETFFEKIMAAKTVLEHAGMPIISDEVLTKIDQEIMKKVAELNDKD from the coding sequence ATGGTTAAAAAATATACGGCAGAAGAAGCCAAAACATTAATTTTAGATGTTTCTACTCAGTTGTTTATTGAGAATGGTTATGAGAAAACATCGATTTCAGATATTGTTAAAGGTTTAGATGGTTTAACCAAAGGAGCGGTCTATCATCATTTTTCATCTAAGGATGAGATTATTGATGCTGTTGTTAGACGGTTCATTCCCAATCAGGATGCGCTTGTAGGGGTTATGGCACAAACAGACTTAACTGGTTTAGAAAAGATTCAAGCTTTGTTATTTGAAGGGATGTTTAATAGTGAGGCGAGTCAATCGCGCGTGCTAAGTTTTACGTTGCTTGATAATCCAAAATTCTTTTCCATGTATATTCAAACAACTAATGAAGTGATGGCCCCCTTAGTTGAGGCATGTTTAAGTGAAGGTAATCTAGATGGATCGGTTTCAGTTGAGCACCCCAAACAAATGGCGGAGCTAGCCATTTTAATTTTAAGTACCTGGTTTATTCAAGCTTTATTCCCGAACACCGCAGAAACTTTTTTTGAAAAAATCATGGCTGCTAAAACTGTACTGGAACATGCGGGAATGCCGATTATTAGTGATGAAGTGCTAACAAAAATTGACCAAGAAATTATGAAAAAGGTGGCAGAATTAAATGACAAAGATTAA
- a CDS encoding alpha/beta fold hydrolase, producing the protein MTKIKKNKSLVRRLVEGFGKSILGIIIALIGFLLITFTVHQVSLKSEVKRIEPYGEKLKVFDGEMNIVDVGEGEKTILLLPGQGTASPYLDFKPMIDELKKDHRVVTIEPFGYGLSSQTDRRRSVENIVEEIHEVAKSLNLSKYTLMGHSIAGLYAVNYAQDYPEEMEGFVGIDSSTPEQPWPGIDMTVFDFLKTAGVFRALIKVNPETGLGVTKESPDFEQIKLLTMKNMSSRAMKDELQELSNSFPDSRGLTYPKDMPVLLFVADNEMNQKNWLEMHQAQVKDLNKGALIELPGAHYLHHTQMETIVKETTDFLK; encoded by the coding sequence ATGACAAAGATTAAAAAGAATAAATCATTGGTAAGAAGACTAGTGGAAGGATTTGGTAAATCAATATTAGGAATTATCATTGCTTTAATAGGATTCTTGTTGATTACTTTTACTGTTCACCAAGTTAGTCTTAAGAGTGAAGTGAAACGAATTGAACCTTATGGTGAAAAGTTAAAAGTGTTTGATGGTGAGATGAACATTGTTGATGTGGGTGAGGGAGAAAAGACAATTTTACTTTTACCTGGACAAGGAACGGCTAGTCCATATTTAGACTTTAAGCCAATGATTGATGAGTTAAAAAAAGATCATCGTGTTGTCACGATTGAACCATTTGGTTATGGGTTAAGCAGTCAAACTGATCGTCGTCGAAGTGTTGAAAATATTGTTGAAGAAATTCATGAAGTAGCAAAATCGCTAAACCTGTCTAAGTACACGTTAATGGGACATTCGATTGCAGGTTTATATGCGGTTAATTACGCGCAAGACTATCCAGAAGAAATGGAAGGCTTTGTGGGGATTGATTCTAGTACACCAGAACAACCGTGGCCAGGAATTGATATGACCGTATTTGATTTCTTGAAAACAGCCGGGGTATTCCGCGCCTTAATCAAAGTAAATCCAGAAACTGGTTTAGGTGTGACTAAAGAGAGTCCAGATTTTGAACAGATTAAACTCTTAACAATGAAAAATATGAGCAGTCGAGCAATGAAAGATGAATTACAAGAATTAAGCAATAGTTTTCCTGATTCACGAGGGTTAACATATCCGAAAGATATGCCTGTCTTATTATTTGTGGCAGACAACGAAATGAACCAAAAAAATTGGTTAGAGATGCATCAGGCTCAAGTGAAGGACTTAAATAAAGGAGCCTTAATTGAGTTGCCAGGTGCTCATTACTTACACCATACTCAAATGGAAACGATTGTTAAAGAAACAACTGATTTTTTGAAATAA